Proteins encoded by one window of Sporichthyaceae bacterium:
- the tilS gene encoding tRNA lysidine(34) synthetase TilS, with protein sequence MGPHPAVARVRRAVRTALADLQPGATVVVACSGGGDSLALAVATAFEAPRASLRVAGITVDHGLQEGSAQRAAAVVTTLKNLGLDPVEGVRVQVGKAGGPEAAARTARYAALDAFADQHAAAAILLGHTADDQAETVLLGLARGSGARSLAGMAPVAGRYRRPLLDLPRADLAQAVATAGLTLWHDPHNLDPAYARVRVRQDALPALEKALGPGVAEALARTARLLRADADALDALAGQAGHAATQDEGLDCAALAALPAALRSRILRAAALAAGAPAGALAERHVAALDALVTDWHGQGPVHLPGDLRALRRYGILILDRPPTIESTRD encoded by the coding sequence GTGGGCCCTCACCCGGCAGTCGCCCGGGTGCGCCGCGCCGTCCGCACCGCCCTCGCCGATCTCCAGCCGGGGGCAACAGTGGTGGTCGCCTGCAGCGGCGGCGGCGATTCATTGGCGTTGGCGGTTGCCACGGCCTTCGAAGCACCCCGGGCGAGCCTGCGAGTCGCGGGCATCACCGTCGACCACGGCCTGCAGGAAGGCTCGGCGCAGCGCGCCGCGGCTGTGGTCACGACGCTGAAGAACCTGGGCCTGGACCCCGTCGAAGGGGTGCGGGTGCAGGTGGGGAAGGCCGGCGGCCCCGAGGCCGCCGCCCGCACCGCCCGCTACGCCGCCCTGGACGCCTTCGCCGATCAGCACGCCGCCGCGGCCATCCTGCTCGGGCACACCGCCGACGACCAGGCCGAGACCGTGCTGCTGGGCCTGGCCCGCGGCTCCGGCGCGCGCTCGCTGGCCGGCATGGCCCCGGTCGCCGGTCGCTACCGTCGCCCGCTGCTCGACCTGCCCCGCGCGGACCTGGCACAAGCAGTCGCGACAGCCGGGTTAACCCTGTGGCACGACCCGCACAACCTCGACCCGGCCTACGCCCGGGTCCGGGTCCGCCAGGACGCGCTGCCCGCGTTGGAGAAGGCGCTGGGCCCGGGCGTTGCCGAGGCGCTGGCCCGCACCGCTCGACTGCTGCGCGCCGATGCCGATGCCCTGGATGCCCTGGCCGGGCAGGCCGGGCACGCGGCGACCCAGGATGAGGGCCTGGACTGTGCCGCGCTCGCCGCGCTGCCCGCCGCACTGCGCAGCCGCATCCTGCGCGCCGCCGCGCTGGCCGCGGGCGCCCCGGCCGGAGCGCTGGCCGAGCGCCACGTTGCGGCCCTGGACGCACTGGTCACCGATTGGCACGGGCAGGGGCCGGTACATCTGCCGGGCGACCTGCGCGCGCTGCGGCGGTATGGGATTCTGATACTTGACCGTCCCCCGACGATTGAGAGCACGCGCGATTGA